CCATCAAGAATGTTAGTTCAGGAAAGCATCTATGACCGCTTTATGGAAAGAGTTATAGAACGTACCAAGGCCATAAAATTAGGTCACCCGTTAGACCCAACAACAATGATGGGTGCACAGGCTTCAAACGACCAATATGAAAAAATTCTCAATTACATTAATATCGGCAAAGAGGAAGGGTGCGAAGTACTGACTGGTGGAGAGGCGGCCTACAACGAAAGTCTTGAAGGTGGTTATTATGTACAGCCTACGATTCTTAAAGGTAACAACAAAATGAGGGTATTTCAAGAAGAAATATTTGGTCCCGTAGTTTGCGTTACCACCTTTAAAGACGAAGCCGAAGCCATAGAAATCGCCAATGACACCCTTTACGGACTAGGTGCCGGGGTTTGGACCAGGGATACACACCAGGCCTACCAAATTTCCAGAGCGGTCCAAGCGGGTAGGGTCTGGGTAAACTGTTACCACTTGTATCCTGCTCACGCTCCTTTTGGAGGATACAAAAAATCAGGTATTGGCAGAGAAAACCATAAGATGATGTTAGCACACTACAGACAAACTAAAAATATGCTGATTTCATACGATAAAAAGGCCATGGGCTTCTTTTAATATGAAAACACAAAGAGTTCTAGTTACGGAGGAAGCAAAAAAGGTTATTGAAAGCCTTAAGAAAACGCATGGTGAACTTATGTTTCACCAAAGTAGTGGTTGCTGTGATGGCTCTTCGCCCATGTGTTTTAGCAAAGGTGAACTTATCCTGAACGAAACCGATATTTGGCTAGGCAAAATTGCCGATTGTGATTTTTACATGTCTCAAGATCAGTTTGAGTATTGGAAACACACCCAACTAACCATTGATGTGACCAAGGGAAGAGGTGCTAGTTTTTCCTTGGAAATCCCATTGGGAGTACGGTTTGTGGTGAAGTCCAGGTTATTTTCTGAACAAGAGGCCCTTGAACTGGAGCCCGTTCATCATGCATAATAAGCTGTTTGCATAGTTTGAAATCCGCATTATATAATGCGGATTTTTTCATTGGATTACTCCCGATTTTCAGATAAAGCTATTCCCTAAAT
This genomic interval from Zobellia roscoffensis contains the following:
- a CDS encoding DUF779 domain-containing protein; the encoded protein is MKTQRVLVTEEAKKVIESLKKTHGELMFHQSSGCCDGSSPMCFSKGELILNETDIWLGKIADCDFYMSQDQFEYWKHTQLTIDVTKGRGASFSLEIPLGVRFVVKSRLFSEQEALELEPVHHA